From a region of the Deltaproteobacteria bacterium genome:
- the rlmN gene encoding 23S rRNA (adenine(2503)-C(2))-methyltransferase RlmN: protein MKTSVHDYTLPELRQVVVAELALPPYVASQLYEWLYRHGSTAFDTMTNLAKPVRAALAERFSCALPEVAAEHASADGTTKYLFRLHDGKTIESVWIPAVRRDHTPRNTLCISTQAGCAMGCTFCHTATMGLQRHLTQGEILGQILAVQQRLPLATRLTNIVMMGMGEPLHNYESVVNAIRIMIDDRGLAFGKRRVTLSTVGLAPAIRRLGEERLGVKLALSLHATTDELRNQLIPMGRKYALAEILAACHDFCRAGAKGTRVTFEYLLLRDVNDSHADAERLVRIVSQLPSKVNLIPWNPFPGARWDRPDDARIEAFAQWLRAKHVQVNTRISRGQDILAACGQLATAKGGV, encoded by the coding sequence ATGAAGACGTCCGTCCATGATTACACGTTGCCGGAACTCCGCCAAGTAGTGGTGGCGGAGTTGGCGCTGCCGCCCTACGTCGCGTCGCAACTCTATGAATGGTTGTATCGCCACGGCTCCACCGCGTTTGACACCATGACGAATTTGGCGAAACCGGTCCGCGCGGCGTTGGCGGAACGTTTCAGCTGTGCACTTCCGGAAGTGGCCGCGGAGCATGCGTCCGCGGACGGCACGACGAAATATCTGTTTCGTTTGCACGACGGCAAAACGATCGAGAGCGTCTGGATCCCGGCGGTGCGCCGGGATCATACGCCGCGCAATACACTCTGCATCTCCACCCAAGCCGGCTGTGCGATGGGCTGCACGTTTTGTCATACCGCCACGATGGGATTGCAACGCCATCTGACGCAGGGCGAAATTCTCGGACAAATTTTGGCCGTGCAGCAGCGGCTGCCGCTCGCGACGCGGCTCACGAACATTGTCATGATGGGGATGGGCGAGCCGCTGCATAATTACGAGAGCGTCGTGAACGCCATCCGGATCATGATCGACGACCGTGGCTTGGCGTTCGGCAAACGCCGCGTGACGCTCTCCACCGTGGGATTAGCGCCCGCGATCCGGCGTTTAGGCGAAGAGCGACTCGGCGTGAAGCTCGCGCTTTCGTTGCACGCCACGACCGACGAACTCCGCAACCAACTAATCCCGATGGGCCGCAAATACGCGTTGGCGGAGATCTTGGCGGCCTGTCACGATTTTTGTCGCGCCGGCGCGAAAGGGACACGAGTCACCTTCGAATATTTGTTGTTGCGCGACGTGAACGACAGCCACGCCGATGCGGAACGGCTGGTGCGGATCGTGTCGCAGCTGCCGTCGAAGGTGAACTTGATTCCATGGAATCCATTTCCCGGCGCGCGTTGGGACCGGCCCGACGACGCGCGGATCGAGGCCTTCGCGCAGTGGTTGCGCGCCAAACACGTACAAGTGAACACCCGCATCAGCCGCGGTCAAGACATCTTGGCCGCGTGTGGGCAGCTAGCCACCGCAAAAGGGGGAGTATGA
- the mtnP gene encoding S-methyl-5'-thioadenosine phosphorylase, translating into MTPYIGIIGGSGLYQMEGLTIREERTIETPYGPPSDAFRLGELGGVPVAFLARHGRHHAISPSEINFRANMWALKSLGVEQIVSVSAVGSMKEAIQPGHLVLIDQFIDRTQSRPSTFFHDGIVGHVSFADPICGTLAARLADAATSVPTTVHRGGTYVCIEGPMFSSRAESRLYRSWNVDVIGMTNYQEAKLAREAEICFATIALATDYDCWHQSEADVDAASVVAVIQQNVRHAQHLIRAALPSLPRKRDCACAAALRHAFMRPLSEATPAAHARLRPILQPYVAG; encoded by the coding sequence ATGACACCATATATCGGCATCATCGGAGGCAGCGGGTTGTACCAAATGGAAGGACTGACGATCCGTGAAGAACGGACGATCGAGACGCCGTATGGTCCGCCGAGCGATGCGTTTCGGCTCGGCGAGCTCGGCGGCGTCCCCGTCGCGTTTCTGGCGCGGCACGGCCGACACCATGCTATCAGTCCGAGTGAAATTAATTTCCGCGCGAATATGTGGGCGCTCAAATCTCTCGGCGTGGAGCAAATCGTCTCGGTGTCGGCGGTCGGCAGCATGAAAGAAGCGATTCAGCCGGGCCATTTAGTATTGATTGATCAATTCATCGATCGCACGCAGTCGCGCCCGTCGACTTTTTTCCACGACGGGATTGTCGGCCATGTCAGTTTTGCCGATCCGATTTGCGGCACCTTGGCTGCGCGTTTGGCCGACGCCGCAACGTCCGTTCCGACGACCGTCCATCGTGGCGGCACGTATGTCTGCATCGAAGGGCCGATGTTTTCCTCGCGCGCCGAATCGCGACTCTATCGCAGCTGGAACGTCGACGTGATCGGGATGACGAATTACCAAGAGGCAAAACTGGCGCGCGAAGCGGAAATTTGTTTCGCGACGATCGCGTTGGCCACTGATTACGATTGTTGGCACCAAAGCGAGGCCGATGTCGACGCCGCATCGGTCGTGGCCGTGATCCAACAAAACGTCCGCCATGCGCAACACCTGATCCGCGCGGCGTTGCCATCGCTGCCACGCAAGCGCGACTGCGCCTGCGCTGCCGCGTTGCGCCACGCGTTCATGCGGCCGCTCAGCGAGGCCACGCCGGCCGCGCATGCCCGACTGCGCCCCATTCTGCAACCGTATGTCGCGGGCTGA